From the genome of Pelomonas sp. SE-A7, one region includes:
- a CDS encoding AraC family transcriptional regulator, with amino-acid sequence MPARYFAPLRDLLREQGVDPAAWLRTAMIAEPRLDDAQAMLGLDEVERLVEAARRLSGRADLGFELGRLTKITSHGLLGYGMLSCATVDEALRLLARHHHSTTELFVLRYRRCGAAAEAVYTPRLRMPLETLRFQYEQLALAHLSQLSTLLGSGPPACEIRLAMPAPAHASRYDRLAPARFVFDEQALPGVRVLMDADLLDRPLPLADPRMVREVDARCSSLPRRPLAGEPGWGDYVAMMLGQEDGVLVTLEDLARRVNLSSRTIDRYLRKEGLRFRAIATRVRLQRARALLSAPGMTVAQVASMLGFSDVSNFSRSFRRATGCPPVAYRNRLACLQPG; translated from the coding sequence ATGCCGGCGCGCTACTTCGCTCCGCTGCGGGACCTGCTGCGCGAGCAGGGCGTCGATCCGGCGGCCTGGCTGCGCACCGCCATGATTGCCGAGCCGCGCCTGGACGATGCCCAGGCCATGCTCGGGCTGGACGAGGTCGAGCGCCTGGTCGAGGCAGCCCGCCGACTGAGCGGCCGCGCCGACCTGGGCTTCGAGCTGGGCCGGCTGACCAAGATCACCTCGCACGGGCTGCTGGGCTACGGCATGCTGAGCTGTGCCACCGTCGACGAGGCCCTGCGCCTGCTGGCGCGCCACCATCACTCGACTACCGAGCTGTTCGTGCTGCGATACCGGCGCTGCGGTGCTGCGGCCGAAGCCGTCTACACGCCCCGGCTCCGCATGCCGCTGGAGACCTTGCGTTTCCAGTACGAGCAGCTGGCCCTGGCCCACCTGAGCCAGCTCTCGACCCTGCTCGGATCCGGCCCGCCCGCCTGCGAGATCCGCCTGGCCATGCCGGCACCGGCCCATGCCTCGCGCTATGACCGTCTGGCCCCGGCACGCTTCGTCTTCGACGAGCAGGCCCTGCCCGGTGTGCGGGTGCTCATGGACGCCGACCTGCTGGACCGGCCCCTGCCGCTGGCGGATCCGCGCATGGTGCGCGAGGTCGATGCCCGGTGCAGTAGCCTGCCGCGCCGACCGCTGGCCGGCGAACCGGGCTGGGGCGACTATGTGGCGATGATGTTGGGCCAGGAGGACGGCGTTCTGGTCACGCTCGAAGACCTGGCGCGGCGGGTCAATCTCTCTTCGCGCACCATAGACCGCTACCTGCGCAAGGAAGGGCTGCGCTTTCGCGCCATCGCGACGCGGGTCCGCCTGCAAAGGGCGCGGGCCCTGCTGAGTGCTCCCGGCATGACGGTCGCCCAGGTCGCCAGCATGCTGGGCTTCAGCGACGTCTCCAACTTCTCCCGCTCGTTCCGACGGGCCACCGGCTGCCCGCCGGTCGCCTATCGCAACCGCCTGGCCTGCCTTCAGCCCGGCTGA
- a CDS encoding alpha/beta hydrolase, which produces MARHDTAWFDAQYNNRARVPEAAVLLGRWAEASALARSQTECRLDLRYGSEAGETLDLFPAAAPNAPVLVFIHGGYWRALDKSDHSFVAPVFTDEGALVVVPNYALCPAVSMERIALQIAQALAWVWRHAHEHGGDSSRIVVVGHSAGGHLAAMMSCCDWKAVGAELPRDLVKGAMSLSGLHDLAPLMQTPFLQKDLRLDADAVKRLSPVRFPAPESPLFALVGGDESEEFKRQNLAIREAWGARAVPVCEEVPGCHHFNVLHELCDPDSRVHRMARHLLGLRWHSGLL; this is translated from the coding sequence ATGGCCCGCCATGACACTGCCTGGTTCGATGCGCAGTACAACAACCGGGCCCGGGTGCCGGAGGCCGCCGTGCTGCTGGGCCGCTGGGCCGAAGCCTCGGCGCTGGCGCGCTCGCAGACCGAATGCCGGCTGGACCTGCGCTACGGCAGCGAAGCCGGCGAGACGCTGGATCTGTTCCCGGCTGCCGCACCCAACGCGCCGGTGCTGGTCTTCATCCATGGCGGCTACTGGCGGGCGCTGGACAAGTCGGACCACAGCTTCGTTGCCCCGGTCTTCACCGATGAAGGTGCCCTGGTGGTCGTGCCCAACTACGCGCTGTGCCCTGCTGTCAGCATGGAGCGCATCGCCCTGCAGATTGCGCAGGCCCTGGCCTGGGTCTGGCGCCATGCCCACGAGCACGGTGGCGACTCCAGTCGAATCGTCGTGGTCGGCCATTCGGCCGGCGGACACCTGGCTGCCATGATGAGCTGCTGCGACTGGAAGGCGGTCGGCGCCGAGTTGCCGCGCGACCTGGTCAAGGGCGCCATGTCCCTCTCCGGCCTGCACGACCTGGCGCCGCTGATGCAGACCCCGTTCCTGCAGAAGGACCTTCGCCTCGATGCCGACGCAGTGAAGCGGCTGAGCCCGGTGCGCTTCCCGGCGCCGGAGTCGCCGCTGTTCGCCCTGGTCGGCGGCGATGAAAGCGAGGAATTCAAGCGTCAGAACCTGGCGATACGCGAGGCCTGGGGCGCGCGGGCGGTGCCGGTCTGCGAGGAGGTGCCCGGCTGCCATCACTTCAATGTGCTGCACGAGCTCTGCGACCCGGACAGCCGGGTCCACCGCATGGCCCGCCACCTGCTGGGCCTGCGCTGGCATAGCGGCCTGCTATGA
- a CDS encoding response regulator — translation MTQQAQVMVVDDEPELRTLLGEYFQRHGLQVLTAGDAAEARELLQSQAPALMVLDVNMPGESGLSLARWLRETRPQIGIVMLTTASDPVDRIVGLELGADDYVPKPFELRELLARARAVMRRLAERSAPAAQAVAPAETGRVAFGACRLDLEQRRLYNGEGGEIEITAAEFDLLALFARHPNRPLNRDQIMEQAHNRGWDVFDRSIDLRIMRLRRKIERNPDKPELIKTVRNVGYVFIPQA, via the coding sequence ATGACCCAGCAAGCCCAGGTGATGGTGGTGGACGACGAGCCCGAGCTGCGCACGCTGCTGGGTGAGTATTTCCAGCGCCATGGCCTGCAAGTGCTCACCGCCGGCGACGCTGCCGAGGCCCGCGAACTGCTGCAATCTCAGGCGCCGGCCCTGATGGTGCTGGACGTCAATATGCCGGGCGAGTCGGGCCTGTCCCTGGCCCGCTGGCTGCGCGAGACACGGCCGCAGATCGGCATCGTGATGCTGACCACGGCCAGCGACCCGGTGGACCGCATCGTGGGCCTGGAGCTGGGGGCCGACGACTACGTGCCCAAGCCCTTCGAGCTGCGCGAGCTGCTGGCCCGCGCCCGTGCCGTGATGCGCAGGCTGGCCGAGCGAAGCGCGCCGGCGGCCCAGGCCGTTGCGCCGGCCGAGACCGGCCGCGTGGCCTTCGGCGCCTGCCGGCTCGATCTGGAGCAGCGCCGGCTGTACAACGGCGAAGGCGGCGAGATCGAGATCACGGCGGCCGAGTTCGACCTGCTGGCCCTGTTCGCCCGCCACCCGAACCGGCCGCTGAACCGCGACCAGATCATGGAGCAGGCCCACAACCGCGGCTGGGACGTGTTCGACCGCTCGATCGACCTGCGCATCATGCGGCTGCGCCGCAAGATCGAACGCAACCCCGACAAGCCCGAGCTGATCAAGACCGTGCGCAACGTCGGCTACGTCTTCATTCCGCAGGCCTGA
- a CDS encoding arginine deiminase family protein, whose translation MDPLLGVHSELGRLRQVLVCRPGLAQRRRQPGALGTGLFDAQPLVDQAIEEHGRFCAALRLLGVEVLDLHQLLSDTLARRIARNWLLDRWLAPGRVDAELAQTLRPWLQDLPAADLAERLISGWQRAELPFEISEPQGLQLAAALPSTPLLPPLPYSVLIRDASAWIANGVALARSEQAERRDESLLLGAVYHFHPRFVGCNTGWWGEAEQDPGQAWLSGGDVMALNKDLVLLGIGPASTIQAVSQLARNLLTRGGAERVLVAQLPMQPPGLQLDRLLCFCDRDLVVVSGSLLNAVRTFSLRRGKRDDAIEVHAEPHPLLQVLADALDLKQLRVVVSGGDPGGPWEDGGQLLATAPGQVLAWQRNVHTNALLREAGIEVIELPGGSLGRAGSHAYACPISREPL comes from the coding sequence ATGGATCCATTGCTGGGCGTGCATTCGGAACTCGGGCGCCTGCGCCAGGTGCTGGTCTGTCGCCCCGGACTGGCGCAGCGGCGGCGCCAGCCCGGTGCGCTCGGCACCGGCCTCTTCGACGCCCAGCCCCTGGTCGACCAGGCCATCGAGGAGCACGGCCGTTTCTGCGCTGCGCTGCGGCTGCTCGGCGTCGAGGTGCTGGACCTGCACCAGCTGCTCAGCGACACCCTGGCCCGCCGCATCGCCCGCAACTGGCTGCTTGACCGCTGGCTGGCGCCGGGCCGGGTCGATGCCGAACTGGCACAGACGCTGCGCCCCTGGCTGCAGGACCTGCCGGCGGCCGACCTGGCCGAGCGCCTGATCTCGGGCTGGCAGCGCGCCGAGCTGCCCTTCGAGATCAGCGAGCCTCAAGGCCTGCAACTCGCGGCCGCGCTGCCGAGCACGCCGCTGCTGCCGCCCCTGCCCTACAGCGTGCTGATACGCGATGCCAGCGCCTGGATCGCCAACGGCGTGGCCCTGGCCCGCAGCGAGCAGGCCGAGCGGCGCGACGAATCGCTGCTGCTCGGCGCGGTCTACCACTTCCATCCCCGCTTCGTCGGCTGCAACACCGGCTGGTGGGGCGAGGCCGAGCAGGATCCCGGCCAGGCCTGGCTGTCGGGCGGCGACGTGATGGCCTTGAACAAGGACCTGGTGCTGCTCGGCATAGGTCCGGCCAGCACCATTCAAGCGGTGAGCCAGCTGGCCCGCAACCTCCTGACCCGCGGCGGCGCCGAGCGCGTGCTGGTGGCGCAACTGCCCATGCAGCCCCCGGGCCTGCAGCTGGACCGCCTGCTCTGCTTCTGCGACCGCGACCTGGTGGTGGTCTCCGGCAGCCTGCTCAATGCGGTGCGGACTTTCAGCCTGCGCCGCGGCAAGCGCGACGACGCCATCGAGGTGCACGCCGAGCCGCATCCGCTGCTGCAGGTGCTGGCCGATGCGCTGGACCTCAAGCAGCTGCGCGTGGTGGTCAGCGGCGGCGACCCCGGCGGCCCCTGGGAAGACGGCGGCCAGCTGCTCGCCACCGCCCCGGGCCAGGTGCTGGCCTGGCAGCGCAACGTCCACACCAACGCCCTGCTGCGCGAGGCCGGCATCGAGGTCATCGAGCTGCCCGGCGGCAGCCTGGGCCGGGCCGGCAGCCATGCCTATGCCTGCCCGATCAGCCGCGAGCCGCTTTGA
- a CDS encoding DUF3501 family protein: MSTITPDSLMTLEAYSKFRKARHAEVIAHRRLRSVRLGEHLNLQFEDEQTIRYQIQEMLRIEKIFEEEGIQGEIDAYAPLVPDGSNWKATMLIEYPDPHERKRELARLIGVEDRLFVEVEGHERVYAIADEDLDRENEEKTSSVHFVRFEFPPAAREAIRAGARVKLGCDHRHYPAHVDIAAEALASLAGDLQPG, translated from the coding sequence ATGAGCACGATCACCCCCGACAGCCTGATGACGCTGGAGGCCTATTCCAAGTTCCGCAAGGCCCGCCATGCCGAGGTCATCGCCCACCGGCGCTTGCGCAGCGTGCGCCTGGGCGAGCACCTGAACCTGCAGTTCGAGGACGAGCAGACCATCCGCTACCAGATCCAGGAGATGCTGCGCATCGAGAAGATCTTCGAAGAGGAGGGCATACAGGGCGAGATCGACGCCTATGCGCCTCTGGTGCCCGACGGCTCGAACTGGAAGGCCACGATGCTGATCGAGTACCCCGACCCGCATGAGCGCAAGCGCGAGCTGGCGCGGCTGATAGGCGTGGAAGACCGGCTGTTCGTCGAGGTCGAGGGCCACGAGCGGGTCTATGCCATCGCCGACGAGGACCTGGACCGCGAGAACGAGGAAAAGACCTCGTCGGTCCACTTCGTCCGCTTCGAGTTCCCGCCGGCCGCGCGCGAGGCGATACGCGCCGGGGCGCGGGTCAAGCTGGGCTGCGACCACCGGCATTACCCGGCCCATGTGGACATCGCGGCCGAGGCGCTGGCCAGCCTGGCGGGGGATCTTCAGCCGGGCTGA
- a CDS encoding enoyl-CoA hydratase/isomerase family protein encodes MNKPIDGKADMTTQDSVLRVERLGAVTRLVLARPKAMNAINLALLDALDRALDEAGNDAANRVLLLTGEGPAFCAGADLKALLAGRDAAPGEPDFLDRAGAVLTRLREFPRPVIAALNGVTMAGGLELALCADIVVAADTASLADAHANYGVFPGAGGAALLPRVLPPQLAMYLLFTGKALSAAQMQAHGLVSEIHPAVELSEAALALARGIADKSPAALARMKQVARHSMDKSAADALLHEQVLLRQHLRSADLQEGLAAFIEKRAPVFTGR; translated from the coding sequence ATGAACAAGCCCATCGATGGCAAGGCAGACATGACGACCCAAGACTCCGTATTGCGGGTCGAGCGGCTGGGGGCGGTGACCCGCCTGGTGCTGGCTCGACCCAAGGCGATGAACGCCATCAACCTGGCCCTGCTGGACGCGCTGGACCGCGCGCTGGACGAGGCCGGCAACGACGCTGCGAACCGCGTGCTGCTGCTCACCGGCGAGGGCCCGGCTTTCTGCGCCGGAGCCGACCTCAAGGCCTTGCTGGCCGGCCGCGATGCGGCGCCTGGCGAGCCCGACTTCCTGGACCGTGCCGGCGCGGTGCTGACACGCCTGCGTGAATTTCCACGGCCGGTGATCGCTGCGCTGAACGGCGTGACCATGGCGGGCGGGCTGGAGCTGGCCCTGTGCGCCGACATCGTCGTCGCCGCCGATACCGCCAGCCTGGCCGATGCCCATGCCAATTACGGTGTGTTCCCGGGCGCCGGCGGTGCGGCCTTGCTGCCACGCGTGCTGCCGCCGCAGCTGGCGATGTACCTGCTGTTCACCGGCAAGGCGCTGAGCGCGGCACAGATGCAGGCCCACGGCCTGGTCAGCGAAATCCATCCGGCCGTCGAGCTGTCCGAGGCCGCACTGGCCCTGGCTCGCGGCATCGCCGACAAGAGCCCGGCCGCCCTGGCCCGCATGAAGCAGGTGGCGCGGCACAGCATGGACAAGAGCGCCGCCGACGCCCTGCTGCATGAACAGGTGCTGCTGCGCCAGCACCTGCGCTCGGCCGATCTGCAGGAGGGCCTGGCGGCCTTCATCGAAAAGCGCGCCCCGGTCTTCACCGGGCGCTGA
- a CDS encoding heterodisulfide reductase-related iron-sulfur binding cluster, producing MSNREGNLEAPTRHPLDWKNPAFYDEELCLHEMERIFDICHGCRRCVSLCQSFPTLFDLVDEGPTGELDGVNKQDFWKVVDQCYLCDLCYLTKCPYVPPHAWNLDFPHTMLRAKAIKFRKGEVGGGEKFLASTDVHGQFAGIPIVVQAVNAVNKTSLARKALDSALGVHPEAWMPELAGWRFRWGAARSPAQVVTHGERTPGKVAIFSTCYINYNEPGIGHDLLKVLAHNAIPYVIVEKEKCCGMPKLELGDLDSVEQHKEANIPVLAKYAAEGYALLSAIPSCTLMFKQELPLMFPGEAAVQQVQEAMWDPFEYLVARHKDGLLKLDFRNALGKVSYHIPCHGRVQKIGRKTEEMFKLIGQTVEVKLNTVERCSGHAGTYGVKTPYHPVAMKIGKPVFKAMAKDDPDHIASDCALAGHHIAQGMAQAGTPARDLQHPLSLVRLAYGIE from the coding sequence ATGAGCAATCGTGAAGGCAATCTGGAAGCGCCGACCCGTCATCCGCTGGACTGGAAGAACCCGGCGTTCTACGACGAGGAGCTTTGCCTCCACGAGATGGAGCGCATCTTCGACATCTGCCATGGCTGCCGCCGCTGCGTTAGCCTCTGCCAGAGCTTTCCCACGCTGTTCGACCTGGTCGACGAGGGCCCGACCGGCGAGCTGGACGGTGTCAACAAGCAGGACTTCTGGAAGGTGGTCGACCAGTGCTATCTGTGCGACCTCTGCTACCTGACCAAGTGTCCCTACGTGCCGCCGCATGCCTGGAACCTGGACTTCCCGCACACCATGCTGCGGGCCAAGGCGATCAAGTTCCGCAAGGGCGAGGTCGGCGGCGGCGAGAAGTTCCTGGCCTCGACCGACGTGCATGGCCAGTTCGCCGGCATCCCCATCGTCGTTCAGGCGGTCAATGCGGTGAACAAGACCAGCCTGGCGCGCAAGGCCCTGGATTCGGCGCTGGGCGTCCATCCCGAGGCCTGGATGCCGGAACTGGCGGGCTGGCGTTTCCGCTGGGGCGCCGCCAGGAGTCCGGCCCAGGTGGTCACCCACGGCGAGCGCACGCCGGGCAAGGTGGCGATCTTCTCGACCTGCTACATCAACTACAACGAGCCCGGCATAGGCCATGACCTGCTCAAGGTCCTGGCCCACAACGCCATCCCCTACGTGATCGTCGAGAAGGAAAAATGCTGCGGCATGCCCAAGCTGGAACTGGGTGACCTGGACAGCGTGGAGCAGCACAAGGAGGCCAACATCCCGGTCCTGGCCAAGTACGCGGCCGAGGGCTATGCGCTGCTGAGCGCTATCCCCAGCTGCACCCTGATGTTCAAGCAGGAGCTGCCGCTGATGTTCCCCGGCGAGGCGGCGGTGCAGCAGGTCCAGGAAGCGATGTGGGATCCGTTCGAATACCTGGTCGCTCGCCACAAGGACGGCTTGCTCAAGCTGGACTTCAGGAACGCGCTGGGCAAGGTCAGCTATCACATCCCCTGCCATGGCCGGGTGCAGAAGATAGGCCGCAAGACCGAGGAGATGTTCAAGCTGATCGGCCAGACGGTCGAGGTCAAGCTGAACACGGTGGAGCGTTGCTCCGGCCATGCCGGCACCTATGGCGTGAAGACGCCTTATCACCCTGTGGCGATGAAGATAGGCAAGCCGGTGTTCAAGGCCATGGCCAAGGACGACCCCGACCACATTGCCAGCGATTGCGCCCTGGCCGGCCACCACATCGCCCAGGGCATGGCCCAGGCGGGTACGCCGGCCCGCGACCTGCAGCATCCGCTCAGTCTGGTCCGGCTGGCCTATGGCATCGAATGA
- a CDS encoding rubrerythrin family protein translates to MMGLKGSKTEQNLKDAFAGESQANRRYLYFANKADIEGQNDVAALFRSTAEGETGHAHGHLEFLEAVGDPATGLPIGPTRDNLKAAVAGETHEYTDMYPGMAKTARDEGFDEIADWFETLAKAERSHANRYQKALDALVD, encoded by the coding sequence ATCATGGGCTTGAAAGGATCGAAGACGGAGCAGAACCTGAAGGACGCATTCGCGGGCGAGTCGCAGGCCAACCGTCGCTACCTGTATTTCGCGAACAAGGCCGACATCGAGGGCCAGAACGACGTGGCGGCATTGTTCCGCTCCACGGCCGAAGGCGAGACCGGCCATGCGCATGGCCACCTGGAATTCCTGGAAGCGGTCGGCGACCCGGCCACCGGATTGCCGATAGGGCCGACCCGCGACAACCTCAAGGCTGCCGTGGCCGGCGAGACCCACGAGTACACCGACATGTACCCCGGCATGGCCAAGACCGCGCGCGACGAGGGCTTCGACGAAATCGCGGACTGGTTCGAGACCCTGGCCAAGGCCGAGCGCTCGCATGCCAACCGCTACCAAAAGGCGCTCGACGCGCTGGTCGACTGA
- a CDS encoding globin family protein: protein MTLTRTQIDLVRHSFALVEPIAPQAAALFYSHLFAADPMLRPMFRGDMQMQGQRLMQMMAAAVSLLEMPEQLNTALRKLGQRHVGYGVQDQHYPTVGAALIRTLSDGLGEQFTPEVRAAWVTMYAMVSQAMMDAAREMEPAAA, encoded by the coding sequence ATGACCCTGACCCGCACCCAGATCGACCTTGTCCGCCACAGCTTCGCCCTGGTCGAGCCCATCGCTCCCCAGGCCGCCGCCCTGTTCTACAGCCATTTGTTCGCCGCGGACCCGATGCTGCGGCCCATGTTCCGAGGCGACATGCAGATGCAGGGCCAGCGCCTGATGCAGATGATGGCGGCCGCCGTCTCGCTGCTGGAGATGCCCGAGCAGCTGAACACCGCCCTGCGCAAGCTGGGCCAGCGCCATGTGGGCTACGGCGTGCAGGACCAGCACTACCCCACCGTCGGCGCCGCGCTGATCCGCACGCTGAGCGACGGACTGGGCGAGCAGTTCACGCCCGAGGTCCGCGCCGCCTGGGTGACGATGTACGCCATGGTCAGCCAGGCCATGATGGACGCGGCCCGCGAGATGGAGCCGGCCGCGGCCTGA
- a CDS encoding AraC family transcriptional regulator, translated as MNASAASESVDRRPTTIAGYAVAMRKALEDRGVDPVRVFRAAGVSQELSNDPLNRLSIDEVTRLFRVCVEVTHDPYFGLVVAKFLHASNLHALGHALLASTSLLDFCRRLERYFRLASQVATIEVVERPGEVALVTHPLFDACAETEDAWLAIVVRFMREMFKRDYRPIYVQFRHERPPGGAGPYERYFGCKVDFGNADATLVFDRAEMDRPLPGACPEIAQANDQLAATYLAKIERSDTVAMVRSTIVGLLSTGDCTRQRVADALHLSEATLQQRLAQRNTSFQALLDETRRELACNYVQQASMSVTEITFLLGFTDVSNFTRAFKRWTGKSPTSYRKPGL; from the coding sequence ATGAACGCCTCTGCTGCCAGTGAATCCGTCGACCGGCGGCCGACCACGATCGCCGGCTACGCCGTGGCCATGCGCAAGGCGCTTGAAGATCGCGGCGTCGACCCGGTGCGGGTGTTCCGCGCGGCCGGCGTCTCGCAGGAGCTGAGCAACGATCCGCTCAACCGCCTGAGCATCGACGAGGTCACGCGGCTGTTCCGGGTCTGCGTCGAAGTCACGCATGACCCCTACTTCGGCCTGGTCGTGGCCAAGTTCCTGCATGCCTCCAATCTGCATGCGCTGGGCCATGCGCTGCTGGCCAGCACCAGCCTGCTGGACTTCTGCCGGCGGCTGGAACGCTACTTCCGCCTGGCCTCGCAGGTGGCAACCATCGAAGTCGTGGAGCGGCCGGGCGAGGTGGCCCTGGTCACGCATCCGCTGTTCGACGCCTGCGCCGAAACCGAGGACGCCTGGCTGGCCATCGTGGTGCGCTTCATGCGCGAGATGTTCAAGCGCGACTACCGGCCGATCTATGTGCAGTTCCGGCACGAACGGCCGCCGGGCGGGGCCGGGCCCTACGAGCGGTATTTCGGCTGCAAGGTGGACTTCGGCAATGCCGATGCGACCCTGGTCTTCGACCGCGCCGAGATGGACCGGCCACTGCCCGGCGCCTGCCCCGAGATCGCCCAGGCCAACGACCAGCTGGCCGCCACCTACCTGGCCAAGATCGAGCGCAGCGACACCGTGGCCATGGTGCGTTCCACCATCGTCGGCCTGCTGTCCACCGGCGACTGCACCCGCCAGCGCGTGGCCGATGCGCTGCACCTGAGCGAGGCCACGCTGCAGCAGCGCCTGGCCCAGCGCAACACCAGCTTCCAGGCCCTGCTGGACGAGACGCGCCGCGAGCTGGCCTGCAACTACGTGCAGCAGGCCTCGATGTCGGTGACCGAGATCACCTTCCTGCTCGGCTTCACCGACGTGAGCAACTTCACCCGCGCCTTCAAGCGCTGGACCGGCAAGTCGCCGACCAGCTACCGCAAGCCCGGGTTGTAG
- a CDS encoding thiolase family protein: protein MDKIYIVGIGMTRFGRWPDKSQYDLAAEAVELALKDAHCSRSELGAAFYSGVTSGSLQGQTSIPGPIALRRCGIEGIPVFSVENACASGTSAFHLAVQSLKAGSCDIALAFGAEKMNVADKARMFGVFDGGWDVSTVEANKATLLALGDGMTVPPGGDSDKPRSVFMDVYAAFCRRHMKTWGTTQRALAAVAAKNHQHSVHNPLAQFREAMTVEQVLAAPAIAWPLTLPMCSAISDGAAALVLCNEQGLEKLSAARARAVTVLASVVRAGIEHSPDEPQLGIGHLAALAAYEQANVGPDAIDVAEVHDASAMGELLNAENLMLVPFGASGPAAERGDFTIGGRIPINPSGGLESKGHPIGATGLAQLHELVTQLRGEAGGRQVGAARIAIQENGGGLIGIEEAVVGVSILCKE, encoded by the coding sequence ATGGACAAGATCTACATCGTCGGCATTGGCATGACGCGCTTCGGGCGCTGGCCGGACAAGAGCCAGTACGACCTGGCGGCCGAAGCGGTCGAGCTGGCGCTGAAGGACGCGCATTGCAGCCGCTCCGAGCTTGGCGCGGCCTTCTACAGCGGCGTGACCAGCGGCTCGCTGCAGGGGCAGACCTCGATCCCCGGCCCGATCGCGCTGCGCCGCTGCGGCATCGAGGGCATTCCGGTGTTCAGCGTCGAGAACGCCTGCGCCTCGGGCACCAGCGCCTTCCACCTGGCCGTGCAGTCGCTGAAGGCGGGCAGCTGCGACATCGCCCTGGCCTTCGGCGCAGAGAAGATGAACGTGGCCGACAAGGCCCGCATGTTCGGTGTGTTCGACGGCGGCTGGGATGTGTCCACCGTCGAGGCCAACAAGGCCACGCTGCTGGCCTTGGGCGACGGCATGACCGTGCCGCCGGGCGGCGACTCGGACAAGCCCCGCAGCGTCTTCATGGACGTCTACGCCGCCTTCTGCCGCCGCCACATGAAGACCTGGGGCACGACCCAGCGCGCACTGGCCGCGGTGGCCGCCAAGAACCACCAGCACTCGGTGCACAACCCGCTGGCGCAGTTCCGCGAGGCCATGACGGTGGAGCAGGTGCTGGCCGCGCCGGCCATTGCCTGGCCGCTGACCCTGCCCATGTGCTCGGCCATCAGCGACGGTGCCGCAGCCCTCGTACTTTGCAACGAGCAGGGCCTGGAGAAGCTGTCCGCGGCCCGCGCCCGCGCCGTGACCGTGCTGGCCAGCGTGGTGCGCGCCGGCATCGAGCACAGCCCCGACGAGCCGCAGCTGGGCATCGGTCATCTGGCGGCCCTGGCCGCCTATGAGCAGGCCAACGTGGGTCCGGACGCGATCGATGTGGCCGAGGTCCACGATGCCTCCGCCATGGGCGAGCTGCTGAATGCCGAGAACCTGATGCTGGTGCCCTTCGGTGCCTCGGGCCCGGCCGCCGAACGCGGCGATTTCACGATCGGCGGGCGCATCCCCATCAATCCCTCGGGCGGCCTGGAATCCAAGGGCCATCCGATAGGCGCAACCGGCCTGGCCCAGCTGCATGAGCTGGTGACGCAGTTGCGCGGCGAGGCCGGCGGCCGCCAGGTGGGCGCTGCGCGCATCGCCATCCAGGAAAACGGCGGCGGCCTGATCGGCATCGAGGAAGCCGTGGTCGGCGTGAGCATTCTTTGCAAGGAGTAG